The genomic DNA GTAGCTGGCAGAGGTACTCATTACTGCTCTAAATGTCAGAAATCGTAAGCTTAATAAGCATAATAAATATAATAAGCATAACAAGTAGCTAACTTAAGAGTTATTACATGCACCAACTCCTTCATGTGCCCATATTCTAGGTATGAGGAGGAGTTAGCATGACGTGGATATCTATTTTTGTTTTAGCATTTGCGGTTAGCCTAGACAGTTTTGGCGTCGGATTGACATATGGTCTTCGAAATATACGAATATCCATATTTCCTTTATTACTAATCTCATTGCTATCGGGATTGATGATTTTATTAGCTACACAGGTCGGTAGTGGTTTATTATATGTTATCCCAGAATCTTTAGCAGAAGCTTTAGGTGGCATAATTTTAATTGCAATTGGTATCTGGGCTATTTATAATCTGTTAACACAAAAGGATAAGAAAAATTCAGAGTCTAAACCTGAAAAGCGTAAGCATACAGGGTCTGATAACATCATAACTATAGAAGTAAAGAGACTAGGTATCTTAATCCAAATATTGAAGACGCCAAGTAAGGCTGATATAGATAAATCAGGAGAAATTAGTATAGCGGAGGCAGCTGTTTTGGGGTTGGCTTTATCACTTGACGCTTTTGGTGCTGGGATTGGAGCAGCATTAGTTGGATTTCCCCCATTACAAACTGCGGTACTAATTGCTATTTGTAGTTTTCTTTGTCTATATTTTGGTGTGTTGCTTGGAAGAACTTTTTCCAGTATCAAGCTATTTCAAAAGATTTCGTATTTACCAGGGACAATGCTGATTATTTTGGGATTGACTAAGATTTTTTACTAAGTGCATCAGAATTTATAATATCAGTTGAGGTATAATGATATGAAAATTGGAATTACAGGTGGAATTGCCAGTGGCAAGAGCTTAGTTACAGAAGCTATAAAAAACTTAGGCTATCACGTAGTTGATGCTGATATAGTGGCAAGGGATGTTGTCAAACAGGGAACGGAGTGCTACAGGCAAATAGTTTCTGAGTTTGGTGAAGATATACTAGAAGTAACTGGAGAAATAAATCGTAAGAAGCTAGGGGGAATCATTTTTAGTGATTTAAAGGCACGTGAGCGTTTAAATCAAATTACACACCCAGTTATACGTAGCTTGGTGTTAGCAGAAGCCGCCAAAATAGAAGAGGGTGAAGGAATCGTCTTTTTAGACATTCCTTTACTCTTTGAGACTGGCTATGAACACGCTGTAGATAGAACGGTGTTAGTTTATATATCCCATTCAATTCAAGTAAAAAGATTAATACAGCGCGATGCTATTGACGAAAATTATGCGAAAGCAAAAATAAGCTCACAAATGTCTTTAGAGAGAAAAAAAGAGCTTGCAGATTATATAATTGATAACAATGGGACAACCTCTAGCACTATAGAACAAACTCAAAAGGTTGTAGAAGCAATATTAAAGGGAGAATAAGATGAATTTTATTAAACAAAAGCGTTGGTGGTTGCTCCTGCTAGCCATAGTCTTAATTGTGTTAAATACTAACTTCTTTTGGAAGCTGGTATATCCTATCCCATATAAAGAT from Desulfuribacillus alkaliarsenatis includes the following:
- the coaE gene encoding dephospho-CoA kinase (Dephospho-CoA kinase (CoaE) performs the final step in coenzyme A biosynthesis.), with the protein product MKIGITGGIASGKSLVTEAIKNLGYHVVDADIVARDVVKQGTECYRQIVSEFGEDILEVTGEINRKKLGGIIFSDLKARERLNQITHPVIRSLVLAEAAKIEEGEGIVFLDIPLLFETGYEHAVDRTVLVYISHSIQVKRLIQRDAIDENYAKAKISSQMSLERKKELADYIIDNNGTTSSTIEQTQKVVEAILKGE
- the ytaF gene encoding sporulation membrane protein YtaF; this encodes MTWISIFVLAFAVSLDSFGVGLTYGLRNIRISIFPLLLISLLSGLMILLATQVGSGLLYVIPESLAEALGGIILIAIGIWAIYNLLTQKDKKNSESKPEKRKHTGSDNIITIEVKRLGILIQILKTPSKADIDKSGEISIAEAAVLGLALSLDAFGAGIGAALVGFPPLQTAVLIAICSFLCLYFGVLLGRTFSSIKLFQKISYLPGTMLIILGLTKIFY